The Raphanus sativus cultivar WK10039 chromosome 2, ASM80110v3, whole genome shotgun sequence genome includes a region encoding these proteins:
- the LOC130508523 gene encoding uncharacterized protein LOC130508523 — protein sequence MSNLTKLEINAVDITGNNYMTWAVGARMHLRGSGLLETIDNTKTVSDEKKAKAMIFLRHHIHDGLKDEYITKEDPGDLWQSLKERFDHQKYVILPKAKHEWIHLRSQDYKSVSEFNSAMFGITSRMMLCGEKISDYDMIEKTLSTFHPENVVLQQQYQVNGFKRYSELMQILLVAEQNNQFVLLNHQARPTGSAPFPEVNVASSSYDNWRGRGRGRGRGRNHGRGRGRGRRSRPYDERTKKDSQENERGRDDKRQTEKVCYRCGMKSHWVRTCRTPRHLADLYKESQKGKEKSGGETNFISDEPGPSFHDLNDDTHLDVSDFLVEPENIDV from the coding sequence ATGTCGAATTTGACAAAGCTCGAAATTAATGCCGTGGATATTACGGGAAATAACTATATGACCTGGGCAGTAGGTGCAAGAATGCACCTAAGAGGTAGCGGGCTTTTGGAAACCATCGATAATACTAAAACGGTGTCGGATGAGAAAAAGGCTAAAGCCATGATATTTTTAAGACACCACATACATGATGGTTTAAAAGATGAATATATTACGAAAGAGGATCCTGGGGACCTCTGGCAATCTCTTAAAGAGAGGTTTGATCACCAGAAGTATGTGATCTTACCAAAAGCCAAACACGAGTGGATCCATCTCCGGTCCCAGGACTACAAAAGTGTAAGTGAGTTTAATTCTGCTATGTTCGGAATTACTTCAAGGATGATGTTATGTGGAGAGAAAATAAGTGATTATGATATGATCGAGAAAACTCTCTCCACGTTCCATCCTGAAAATGTAGTCCTGCAGCAACAGTACCAGGTGAATGGATTTAAGCGTTATTCGGAGTTGATGCAAATCCTCCTTGTAGCGGAACAAAATAATCAATTCGTGTTATTAAACCATCAGGCTCGTCCCACTGGATCTGCTCCATTCCCCGAAGTGAATGTTGCATCATCCAGTTATGATAATTGGAGAGGACGAGGACGTGGACGTGGTCGAGGTCGAAATCATGGTCGTgggagaggacgaggaagaagatcCCGTCCGTATGATGAAAGAACTAAAAAGGACTCCCAAGAGAATGAAAGGGGTCGGGATGATAAAAGGCAAACAGAAAAGGTTTGCTACAGATGTGGCATGAAAAGTCATTGGGTACGTACTTGTCGTACGCCAAGACACTTAGCCGATCTGTATAAAGAATCCcaaaagggaaaagagaaaagtGGAGGTGAAACGAATTTCATCTCTGATGAACCCGGGCCATCATTTCATGATTTAAATGATGATACTCATCTCGACGTATCAGATTTTCTGGTTGAGCCAGAAAACATCGATGTGTGA
- the LOC130508522 gene encoding uncharacterized protein LOC130508522 has protein sequence MSNLTKLEINALDITGNNYMTWAVGARMHLRGSGLLETIDNTKTVSDEKKAKAMIFLRHHIHDGLKDEYITKEDPGDLWQSLKERFDHQKYVILPKAKYEWIHLWSQDYKSVSEFNSAMFGITSRMMLCGEKISDYDMIEKTLSTFHPENVVLQQQYQVNGFKRYSELMQILLVAEQNNQFVLLNHQARPTGSAPFPEVNVASSSYDNWRGRGRGRGRGRNHGRGRGRGRRSRPYDERTKKDSQENERGRDDKRQTEKVCYRCGMKSHWVRTCRTPRHLADLYKESQKGKEKSGGETNFISDAPGPSFHGLNDDTHLDVSDFLVEPENIDV, from the coding sequence ATGTCGAATTTGACAAAGCTCGAAATTAATGCCCTGGATATTACGGGAAATAACTATATGACCTGGGCAGTAGGTGCAAGAATGCACCTAAGAGGTAGCGGGCTTTTGGAAACCATCGATAATACTAAAACGGTGTCGGATGAGAAAAAGGCTAAAGCCATGATATTTTTAAGACACCACATACATGATGGTTTAAAAGATGAATATATTACGAAAGAGGATCCTGGGGACCTCTGGCAATCTCTTAAAGAGAGGTTTGATCACCAGAAGTATGTGATCTTACCAAAAGCCAAATACGAGTGGATCCATCTCTGGTCCCAGGACTACAAAAGTGTAAGTGAGTTTAATTCTGCTATGTTCGGAATTACTTCAAGGATGATGTTATGTGGAGAGAAAATAAGTGATTATGATATGATCGAGAAAACTCTCTCCACGTTCCATCCTGAAAATGTAGTCCTGCAGCAACAGTACCAGGTGAATGGATTTAAGCGTTATTCGGAGTTGATGCAAATCCTCCTTGTAGCGgaacaaaataatcaatttgTGTTATTAAACCATCAGGCTCGTCCCACTGGATCTGCTCCATTCCCCGAAGTGAATGTTGCATCATCCAGTTATGATAATTGGAGAGGACGAGGACGTGGACGTGGTCGAGGTCGAAATCATGGTCGTgggagaggacgaggaagaagatcCCGTCCATATGATGAAAGAACTAAAAAGGACTCCCAAGAGAATGAAAGGGGTCGGGATGATAAAAGGCAAACAGAAAAGGTTTGCTACAGATGTGGCATGAAAAGTCATTGGGTACGTACTTGTCGTACGCCAAGACACTTAGCCGATCTGTATAAAGAATCCCAAAAGGGAAAAGAAAAAAGTGGAGGTGAAACGAATTTCATCTCTGATGCACCCGGGCCATCCTTTCATGGTTTAAATGATGATACTCATCTCGACGTATCAGATTTTCTGGTTGAGCCAGAAAACATCGATGTGTGA